tgttaatgaattgtgtagtttcaatgtttactgcttgcgaGCCACTACTTTCATGATTGCTTACTATTTCCCCtgtcatttgattgaatgctaatgaaagtgtttcatggatgaatgttggtaaacgataggctggctaattaaataagagtgctttagctaacgccgcacgaccctttcacaacggtgtgaaaatattTGGATCGTGACACTTGGTCAACGgcttataaataggatttttggttacttagtgattaagaaatcatttctctctctctctctctctctcttcaattctttcGTCGTTCGTCATATGATTCTACGATTGGAAGCCATTACGAGGATCTAGGAAAAATcctttacaagtctagcggagtcgATTTTTGATCGAGGCTtttcaagcaccactccaaaactaagaGTTTTATCTTCAAACACTGTAGGGTGGAGATTTAGGGCTTTCTTGTAAGCTAGGtaaagggattatattatgtcagttacttttgcaagttttaattgattgaaatagtggatatgtttatatgtatatagttacgacttttctagggtttccgaACCTAGGCTTTGGTTAACCGATGTTATTTTTAAAACCAACCAAttaaatttgaacatgatatttttggattaaagtacTGGACTTTCTGAATGTTTTCACCGGCTATGAACCAAAGGCGGttgggttgattatctccattttttcgATACTTAACTACATATCTATATctttttagtaaaataacaacttggagatactcatacccctattttcaACACAGTGTCTATCTTCTTCagtagttattttatttatgatttacaaggtgaaaaattgtgtggtgcGAGTACGGTTTTATTTGGCATGAATGAACAGGTTTTGTATAATACTTAATTGTAATGGCTAGATGTTGAGATGTGATATGACAACTACAAGCCGATATGTGATATGACGACTACAAGCCGATATGAGATATGAAGGCTAAATGCTTAGTCTAATATGTCGGTTTTATACCAAGACAGTATATGACAGTTATTCCATAAAATTACGaaaagtttatgttttatacagttttatgaaaatgaattacgATTTCAAttttatgatgtaaattgtcGTATATGATTTTAGAGCCCTGTGAATATAATGTTATGTTATGAGcgcagtaccatagctatatgttggcAGATAATGCAACAACACGTctagagagagtgttggtattggatagTCAATTGGAGTCTTGGGGAGTACTTCCCAATGTAGAATTCCAGGACCCCATCCGATGTAGAATTTCGGGTGACCCTCCCGATGCAAAATTTCGGGTATAGGGTAGGCTTACTCGTACTTACTACTTAGTTTGACTTAGCTATACTCGACCGACtatatgctaggtccagcctATAAGCCACACAACctgtcatagggggaagcatgtcatagTAGTATGTGACAGCGTGATGACGCTAATTTAGCaatccaggttgtatcttctaggcatatatgggcatatttactatagaatgggctatattgagcaaGCACTATATTACTTAGagattatgtattttcaaatatacagtttagtacagttttaaaatttcagttaaatgtatttaaatgttattaGTAATATGTTTACACGAAATTTCATGCTAGCCACATAGTGATAATAATATGAATCGtgttactgagaggtgtctcacctaatcatacaaatcatgtttcACTTCCTTCGAGGGATCGAGTCTAGTGTACCGTCGGGCTAGTGATAGACGATTGTTAGATATTTTTAGAGCTGGTGAGACATAGATAGtagtttttatgtttttggggtttgtaatattatgatatggatttggtATATAGTTGGGAACAGTTAGAAACTTTGGTATGTGTTTGGTGTGTTAGAAATTTTTCCGTtgtttatgtatatgatgatGGGGATGTAATACCCGTTTTCCTTTGTTAGGGCGGGTTGTatttatttatggtatcagagaaatgtgtatgttatgttttagtaGCACTCTGAGTCCATGTAGAGGGTCGGGAtgctacaggtggtatcagagtcaggttaGGTTTTGTATACTTGGTTAGACAAGGTTAGGAGGTCAAACCAGAGTACAAGAAGATAGGAACGAGTAGAATAGCTATAACCTGCTGAGCAACAATGGAAGGCCATGCTCCACTACCCCCACCAGCATTCGTACTATCATTTCCAGGGTCCATCCGGAAAATAGAACAACATAATCTTAGAATCCTAACTTCACAACATGActaatacattaatctaactaagaacctCATATAACCCATTAACCTaacatccttattctcaatttaagattcaatccagTAATTTAGATCAAAAcctgatgatagtttaccatggttttactgaaatcgtcattttaggaaaaacacagaaactcaCCACGAAGTTCCTGCCTCTAAACtgcaagacaaaaccctaaattctcatattaACTTCCAACATTGGCTCACTAAAATCCTgatcttttcctatactctggtattgtttttcgctatacactaaaatctacagaacctaacaacctaggctttgataccacaatgAAATGCCCTAAAAATTCTAgctatacattttttttttttccattgtaCTTAATAATCTCTAATACCAAAAACTAAAACAAAGTCAACTCAGACCCAAGCGaggtaccggggatatacctgttcataaatacatatcaacCGTGCAGCAAAAAACATGATATACCTGAATCTTATACaaaataccagagtcctactaacttcatgattatacatatacatccccaaaaatccatagaaTATTCTAGGGACTTACACAAAATCCCTCTTCTAATTCAAATATTTACCCTGTAGCTAGGGTAGTACTTAAACCttctctatctcggagctcgctccgctcgtctatttggatttcctgaaatgttttaattatggggtgagacacctctcagtaagtgggatagattagTATCAGTGGGTGgcacatgagttctattgtgttataaatatatactgtacataattaactacatctgataaatcaagtaaatatgttctgtataaatctgaagaaatcatatttcaacatagacATACggtgtcataataaatttctgtatgcatataaatcgCCTGCTATATCTATATACTACTAAAATTTCTGTATGCATATAAAATGTctgttatatttgtataatactaaaatttctgtatacatataaacgtctgctatatatgtataatactgaaatttctatatgcatataaaaggtctgctatatctatataatactaAAAGTTTCTCCTAGATGGATAGTTAGTTGAtattatgtattacccccatatgattgggttgtgcaacccataggtaggacctaacaatggttggcctaccatggtAAGCCAAAATTGACTCatctgtaagtatgattggcCTTCCCAGCCTGGTCCGGACGGCCAGAGGGGCACACTACTACAGTGGGCTCAATCTATTATCtatacaccaacactctatctgagacgtgtggtagTACTAATCTGAACTGATAGTTATGGTATCGTACTCTGAAATTAAACTAAGCCATCCGAGTTCTGCTAACAtgtagtacatttcataaataactatAATATAATTGTTTCATGATTCTGTGTAAAATATGTCATAATAATGTTTCCGAATAaattgttataaatatatctaatcaCAACATCTAGGCCGACTGAAATATCACAGCATCTGGGTCGGCTGAAATATTAGGACATCTAGACCAACTAaaatatcacgacatctgggcCGACTAAAATATCATGGCATCTGGGCAGGCTGAATTATCATGGCATCTGGGCCGACTAAATTATCACGACATCTGAGCCGGCTGaaatatcataatatcataaattcagtactatttatagattttctaaaaattcattataaaaacatgtttgttctgtgtaaccataaaataatctgacatgctaatatctacaataaagtatttatactcatgccacacaagtgagtgttATTCTATAATATGTTAACTGTCTGGgaagattatatttttttgagaaataataTCAAATTTGTTTCCATAAATCTGATTATCCAGattattcatatatataatttctaaattaaatactgtattttaaatggtgaactttttgaaaatatctgacataatctatccgCTTACCTATTTCTTGGAACTATGCCTACATGGGATCCAATACTATGTCTGCAGCGCCCGCACAAAGCCtgtatttataaaacctaactcaATCAACTTAACCCCATTATAACGGTCATTCAACATACCTAGGCCCATATATTACCAATAACTAactaaactttttaaaataatctccttaccctggttttggagtggtgcccgaAATGCCTGATTCTCAAAATTACTCTAGTTAAATTGCAGAGAACATTGCCAGGATCCCGAAATGACATTCCTTCTTCGATTTAGGCTTAAACCGGGTGAGAAaatgatgtgagagagagagagagagagagagagagagagagagagagagagagagagagagagagagagagctggccACAAtcctaagagagagaaagagatagatttgatttttaaacaaataaaatcaCTTAAACCATTTATATAGGGTTGCTGGCGCAgagaaaactgtcgacagtttggtcttTTAACCAAGCCATTTTCACTGATTTACCATTATTAAGCGGCAATAATTACAaatccgtcgacggttttctgctTCTTccaccaaaccgtcaacggtttggtctacaTCAAACCAAAATCCtctttttctttgctttcttattATTCCTATTTTCCAGGTCGCTACATCTTTGCATGCTCTCTATCTGATCTCATCTCAGTTTGTAGATCACCGTGATCGTCTTATCATGCTTGCTACCTCGTGAGAGGTGTGAATTGTGCTCACACGAAAATTTTCTTTGGAAAAATGTTGCTAAATCATCACCAAGTCATCATCGATGAATATATCGTCTTTGAACGACAATGTGGCTTTCCCATGAACCTCTAGTAACTAATAGCATAAAGTGTCCCACACCGACATGCTAAAAAGATAtttgataagaaaaaaaaaatcaaacacctATTGGTATTATTAAGATGAGAAAATGGTGGATTGTTTGTGAATGGACTTGTTATGTCAATCGTTATCAAAAGTGTAAGGATAAGGATTGATTATAAGAGAGTTGTAAAAGTCGTAGAAATcatagaaaagagaaagaaaacaaaGGAGGTGACAGAAACTAGATTACAAGAGACAAGGCGGAGGAGAGAGAACGGTATATAATTTGGGAAGTAGAGGCAGTAAGAGATAAAGTGGCGCAAAGGTCAAAGTGGTAATTATTTATCACATTATGTGAATTGAGTTGAATGTATTGAAGGTTCGCTAAAACTGAAACAAATcacatataattatatttataccCTTCACAAGTCAAATTTGGAATTAGAATTTACCCAAATTATACCCAAAACTAGCTACAGTTACAAGTCATAATTCAAAACATTCAATGGTCTAATAATAAATTGTTACCATTTCTAAGCATTAATGATTCAATTATTATAGTGGACTGTCATGCTCGATGATTACTTACCTTGTCATCAATAACTGGGCAACCTTTGCCTAATGACTATATGACTTTTGTTACCTAGGTTGGTAATTAATTATTCATGTCGCTTGGTGATCGAGTGGACAACCTCTAGATGGATGACCGATATTCTTTACAATTTTCTTAATCATTTGTCGCCTTATATATATAAGTCCTTTGGAAGCTCAAAAATTTCTTTGAAACTCCATTAACagctttttctttccttttttatttcattttttcttttttctttttgtgtgtGAAAGAGACATTTATTGGAGTGCAACCTAACTTAACTAATATAGTGAATATACATTGCATGTGTTGTCACATTTAATTTACGAGTACTTAGAGTCAGACTTTGGATACTTGCATACACAAAAAGTATAACTTTGAGGAAAAATGTCATTAACAATACCTATAACTATAATATCTTGAACACAATTCTTGAAAAgtgaaaaatgaaatgaaaacaaattttttatCCCACTTCAAACTATTGAATTTGTATTAAGAATTTTTTTCCTCAAATTTTTCTTGACTTGATCAAAAGATCCATATGcataaaattccaaaaaaaaaaaatctaaataaattttttatattttcatcaTTTGACAAAACCACCTGCAAATATTTTAATTCTTATCTATTCATTTCTATCAACTTAAAAGAATCTCTTATAGGAAGAAAAAAAGCTTGACATTGTGcatattaacaataaaaactATGTAATAATGGTTATATATCTACTCGAAATATCTATTCTATTAATTAAAGATACATATACAAGAGCGAGCTAGTATAAGACCAAAGTGAGGTCATCAGCTAATGTTGGTGCCAACCAAACCAATAAAGTTTCAAAAGTTAGATGCACGAGGTGAAAGATTGATAGTATAAGAGGCATACTCAAAACTAGTAGCAATACCAATAGTCTCTTCCTTTAATACCTCTAATGTCTCGCCTTCGCTCGCAAAGAGAGTTCAACTACCTTATTCCATGAATGACTCTGATGTGTGAGTCATGGCTTCAAGATACTTCAAAAGTAACGTTTTGTCATTGACGCAAgcttcatatggtgttttatcaataaaaaattatgaaCACAATTTATTTATTGGGAAAAAAACATGCAATCATTAACTCAATAATGAGATTTCATTACAAAACCAAGACATTGTGATTTTTGAGTTGTTGGTGTGAGAATTAAGGTGGTGGTTATTGATGTTTGAGTTTGTCACAATTATTGCACATAAAGCTTAATGGTGAAGTTGGGTAGCAGAAAACTGAAAAGGTGGAGGAATTTGAAAATACGAGGATGaagattgaaaattttgattattcaatttgggttttgAAACATatgtaaaaatttaattttttatgaatACAAGATGAAGGGCATAGTTGGCATTATGATTGTTGTCACCTTGAGgatcacaaattttttttttttatttatataaaaattcaCTTTTTTCAATCACCCCCAAAAACAAATTTATCACTACATGGACCAAACAAGCTTATTTCTTTCAACTCAGATTAATTGTTTCAATTTTAAGTATTGTTCTATTTCTTGACCTTCAGGCCCAGGCCCAGGCCCAGGTCCATTATCTTTTGCTGTATGCGATCATCAAGCCCATTCCACAGGTGTTATGGGCCCAAGACCTTAGCTACAGCCTCCAGACCGAAACCCAAGTCTCCCTTGGCCCACGTCGTAAACCACTTCCAGCGTCAGTTGCTGCGTATTTCCGAAAATGGTGATGCCGCCGACGTCGCTGTTCCCGGCGAAAGCCAGGCAAGCCTGCGACGCGTTCGCCGCGTACAAAATCCCACTCGGGGCCACGCCCACCTCCACGCCGCCGCCAAAAAACAAACTAATCTTCGGCACAGTCACTGTTTTGTACTTGCTCAGGTCGTAGCAAGTGTCCAGTATCGACAGCGCCCCAGTCAGCGGATACTTCGACATCTGTCGCCGGAACGCCGCCTTCAGGGCGTCGTACGCCGCCTCAGGTATTCTGCTTATGACCGTCCCGGAGTCAATAATACCCGCTGAGATAAAAACCGACGCCGGAATCGGCAGAGTTTTGCCGGCGACGCTGATCGCATCCAATTTTAAATAGTAGAAGGAAGAGTCCTTCGTCAACAGCGACGTAAATTTCGTGGCGGGGGAAACCCGGGTGTTTCCAAATTTAAGGAATCCAGCGGAGCTCGGCGTCGACGGGAGGCAGTACGAGAAGAATTTTCCATATTTGGCGGCGGTTTGTGAGACGAAGGAGGTTTGGTCTCGGCTGAGGCCGAGCAAGCCGGCGGCGGCGGCGAAGAGGCCTTCGTTTCTTTGCCCACAGCCGAAGAGGAAACCATCGAAGACATCGGAGGCGGTGAGGGAGAGTTTGTCTTGTCCAGCGAGGCCGATGGAGAAGGACTGGTCGCCGTACTGGATGGCGTAGCTGCAGGTGGAGCCGGAGCAAGCCGGTGAGTTAGCGGTGGAGTTGGCGACTTGGGAGCACAGATCCGAGCGGCAGGAAACGTTGGAATATGAAGTGGACCGGGCGGGTACGAAGATTGGGTCTTTTTGCTTATAGCAGGATTTGCAAGGTTGGCACTGGGTCCAGGTGAGGCCACTGCCGGTGTCGAAGATGAGGGAGAGTTTTTTCTTGGGGGTTCCGAGGCCAACGGTGACGATGTAGTTGCCAGAGCCGAGGGAGACGCCGGAGTTGGCGGGTATGCTAGTGGATTTGTCGGGCTGTCGGAAGGTTTTAGATAGCCTGGATTGGATTGAGTCGACTCGAGACTGGTCTTGGGCCAGTATTTCGGTGGCTGTACTGTGAGCGGCTAGGTTGGGTCGGGCGAGTTGAGAGCAAGGACCGTGTTTGTGAACTAGGATTAAGGATGTGCCGTTTCCGGGTCCTGCATTTGCATCGAAACAAAAGCCAAGGTTAGGCCAAAGTATGAGAAATCCTtacattataaaatttaaataaaatataatataaatttgtattaaaaattcataaatttattcaaatttaaatttaaaatctaaaatctaTGCTTCAAatgtaatattaatatatttaattttatttatttatttataaatatatagtatATACCACCGGAGGTACATAGCACATGACACCTACGTAAAGAATTTcttacatataaatatatttgatCATATATGGACCATTTTAAAAATTAGTCAGGAAACATAGTTAAATATAAAAGTGAGAAACACCTTTAGAGGAGGGAGTGCAAACATTTGAAGTGGGTGGGAGGAAATAGGAGGACTGAAGAATGTAATGAGTATGAGGGTGggtggcggcggcggcggcggcggcggcatGCCCTCTCCCTTGCCTCACCAGaaagcaaagaaaaagaagagaagcaGCTGCGAAAAGGAGATCAACGTTGACCCTGCAAGTATGAATCCCCATCCCCACCAATACTGTATTTTCTATCTCAACCATAGTGGACTAGCTCGTGAGTATATATACAAATAAATCCATCGTTTGCATTAattatttgttatttaatttgattaattatttCTTGCACCTCacccattaattaattagtttgctCCTTTAGTATGGTGGGTGTTCATATAATTTTCTCTATTTTATCTTCAAGCCTCCAAATAtagcaaacaaataaataatagatTGCCCCCACGAACATGACGCGGTGGAAAGACATTAGTAAGTAAAAAGGAGTATCGGAAATTCAATTCCAaatagatacactcacggagtcAGCGGTACCTGtaaatggtgagagtttactctctGAACCAGTAGAGACTGTTGATGGTAAGAGTTCGTTCTGTGAGCCAGTGGGGGGCCGTGGATGATGAGAGTTTTCTGTAAATCAGCGGGGATCgtagatggtaatggagatgtgtcctggGAGTCAGATTAGTcgaacatccaactgatgcatAGAAGTTGTGTCCGTAGGTTTGATGCCGCACCAGGGGATCtaaagggctcgttggtggctggaattcatatgtaataaaaataaaataaaaataaataaataatagattTAACAATATCGTTTTACAATTTAAGGTATATACATATTGATTGCATATTCTATTTCAAGGGCATACATCTTAATTTTgatacattaatttttttttttattattcatcTAGCGGCACATACATTGGAGGGGCGATAAGTGCATAGATCCTTTGCCCTTTCTCTACTTGCCACGTAACTCATAATTGTCATGAGCACATACTAAAAGCATTTTCCGTatacttaaaaaaattaaataaaagtaGGATAATAGGTtccttccaaaattgtgatgctAATTTTCAATAATCCTCGATACAATTTAAGatctattttaatatattaaaatcttttcaaaagaaaaatacatttgatgtATTAATTcataattcaaaattaaaaaaatttgctATATGTAAGTTTCTtgctaatatattttttaaacataacATACAGTTTAAAAATCGATTTGGATAAGCCAATTAGTCAAATTACCACTCACTTTTTAGGTTTGACTAAGTTTTATATTTAATAACATACCAACTtggataaaattagaaaaaatcaatAAATTAGTTTGAGGGAAATAGGAATCTCTCTTTGGCTACCAAAATATTATTGTAggacttaaataaataaataaataatatattaaagtGGTCATTCAAGTTAGGATACATAGACTAA
This genomic stretch from Malania oleifera isolate guangnan ecotype guangnan chromosome 3, ASM2987363v1, whole genome shotgun sequence harbors:
- the LOC131150784 gene encoding aspartyl protease family protein At5g10770-like, whose translation is MGIHTCRVNVDLLFAAASLLFLCFLVRQGRGHAAAAAAAATHPHTHYILQSSYFLPPTSNVCTPSSKGPGNGTSLILVHKHGPCSQLARPNLAAHSTATEILAQDQSRVDSIQSRLSKTFRQPDKSTSIPANSGVSLGSGNYIVTVGLGTPKKKLSLIFDTGSGLTWTQCQPCKSCYKQKDPIFVPARSTSYSNVSCRSDLCSQVANSTANSPACSGSTCSYAIQYGDQSFSIGLAGQDKLSLTASDVFDGFLFGCGQRNEGLFAAAAGLLGLSRDQTSFVSQTAAKYGKFFSYCLPSTPSSAGFLKFGNTRVSPATKFTSLLTKDSSFYYLKLDAISVAGKTLPIPASVFISAGIIDSGTVISRIPEAAYDALKAAFRRQMSKYPLTGALSILDTCYDLSKYKTVTVPKISLFFGGGVEVGVAPSGILYAANASQACLAFAGNSDVGGITIFGNTQQLTLEVVYDVGQGRLGFRSGGCS